DNA sequence from the Armatimonadota bacterium genome:
ATCCGCAGGCGAGTGGGCGTAGGGTACTCAGCATCATAGACGTAGCCCTGGAGCGACTCGATGCGCGTAAGGATGTTGTCCACTAGCTCGCGTGCCTCATCTCGCACATCGGGGTTGAGCGACTCCAGCGGCGAGCGCTCGGCCGCCAGTCGCTCCCAGATGATGACACCGATCACCGCGACCGCCAGCGCCGCGAGCACGACCACGGTCGCGAAGATGCGGCGGGGAACCGCCCGCGCGATCTCCACTGATTCCTTGATCTGCACCGGGTTCATGCGATAGCGCGCGTAGTCCACGGCCGGGCGCCCCTTCTCACCGGCGCCGGCTTGCGTGGGCTCGCCCGCTTCGCGATTGCGCTCTTGATCCGCCATTCCAGACTCCTCTCACTCAGCCGCCGCAGCCACGGCGGCGCGCACACGATTCATGGCTTGGGCCAGGGTTAGACCGGGTATGAACAGCCCCGAGCCGATGACGAGCATCTCCGCCCCCCGCCGGACGATGTCGGGCGCGGTCTCGGCGCTCACGCCGCCGTCCACCGCCACCCGCAGGTCGAGATCGCGCTGCCCGATCAGCTCCCGCAGGCGGTTGATCTTGGGCAGCGTCGAGCGCACCATCGCCTGTCCGGCGAAACCCGGGTTGACCGTCATCAGCAGCGCCAGTGATACGTCCGCGAGCACGTACTCGATCGCGCTCAGCGGCGTCGCCGGGTTGAGCGCCACCGCGGCCTGCGCCCCCGCTTCGCGCGCCGCCGCAAGCGTGCGCTGGAGATGGACGGTGGCCTCGGCGTGCACGGTGATCAGGTCCGCCCCGGCGCGCACGAAGTCGCCCAGGTAGCGGCCTGGATCCGCGATCATGAGGTGCGCGTCCAGGGGCAGCTTGGTCGCCGAGCGTATCGCCTCCACCACCAGCGGGCCGAAGGTGATGTTGGGCACGAAGTGCCCATCCATTATATCGAGGTGAATGCCGTCGGCGCCGGCCTCCTCCAGCTGCTTGAGCGAGTCGGCCAGGGCGCGGAAATCCGCGCAGATGATGGACGGCCAGATTTCGATCGGCATACGACAATCCTAGCTTCCACACGAGATGAACTGCTCGAGCTCGGCGCGCGTGGGCATGGACGGCTGGGCGCCCAGGCGCGTCACCGCCAAGGCGCCGGCGAAGTTAGCCCACGCGGCGGCGGCCGCCAGGGACTGCCCTTCCGCCAAGCCCACGCCCAGCGCCGCGGTGAAGGCGTCGCCCGCCGCCGTCGTGTCAACCACCTCCACCATAGCGGCGGCGATTTCCGCCGACGCCTGGGGGGTGGCCCACGCGCATCCCCGCGCCCCTGATTTTACCACACATGCGGCGACCCCGCGCGCCACCAGTTCGCGCGCCGCCTCCAGCCCACCGGACACCGGGCGGCCCAGCAGGGCCTCGGCCTCGACCAGGTTTGGTGATAGAAGGGTTGGCGCGCGCAGCACCTCCTCCGGCAGCGCGCACGCCGGTCCCGCATCAAGGATGGTTCGGACGCCCGCGGCGCGCGCTATCGTCATCGCCGTCGTCACCGTCTCCAGCGGAATCTCGAGCTGCAGCAGCACTACCTCCGCCGCCTGTATCACCGCGCGCGACGCCTCAACGTCGCGTGGAGAAACCGCACCGTTGGCACCGCCGGCGACGACGATGCTGTTCTCGCCCGACGCCTGGACGACGATCATGGCCACGCCGCTCGGGTGCTCGCGGTCGGTGACAACGCGGCTGCAATCC
Encoded proteins:
- the rpe gene encoding ribulose-phosphate 3-epimerase, translated to MPIEIWPSIICADFRALADSLKQLEEAGADGIHLDIMDGHFVPNITFGPLVVEAIRSATKLPLDAHLMIADPGRYLGDFVRAGADLITVHAEATVHLQRTLAAAREAGAQAAVALNPATPLSAIEYVLADVSLALLMTVNPGFAGQAMVRSTLPKINRLRELIGQRDLDLRVAVDGGVSAETAPDIVRRGAEMLVIGSGLFIPGLTLAQAMNRVRAAVAAAAE
- a CDS encoding ribokinase produces the protein GANQVVAAARLGAQTHLVGRVGDDGFGRQLRQALEDNGVDCSRVVTDREHPSGVAMIVVQASGENSIVVAGGANGAVSPRDVEASRAVIQAAEVVLLQLEIPLETVTTAMTIARAAGVRTILDAGPACALPEEVLRAPTLLSPNLVEAEALLGRPVSGGLEAARELVARGVAACVVKSGARGCAWATPQASAEIAAAMVEVVDTTAAGDAFTAALGVGLAEGQSLAAAAAWANFAGALAVTRLGAQPSMPTRAELEQFISCGS